Proteins from a single region of Oreochromis niloticus isolate F11D_XX linkage group LG7, O_niloticus_UMD_NMBU, whole genome shotgun sequence:
- the frmd5a gene encoding FERM domain-containing protein 5 isoform X3: MLSRFMSGSVRNLEREYNCTVRLLDDTEYTCTIQRDAKGQYLFDLICHHLNLLEKDYFGIRYVDPDKQRHWLEFTKSIAKQMKSQPPFTMCLRVKFYPPDPAALKEEITRYLVFLQLKRDLYHGRLLCKTSDAAMLAAYILQAEIGDYDPGKHPEGYSSKFQFFPKHSEKLERRIADIHKTELIGQKPETSERNFLQKAQMLETYGVDPHPCKDVSGNPAFLAFTPFGFVVLQGNKRVHFLKWNEVTKLKFEGKTFHIYANQKEDKKIILTYFAPTPEACKHLWKCGVENQAFYKLEKSSQVRTVSSSNLFFKGSRFRYRAGLVPSRSCPSITHGPRLSSVPRTRRRAVHISIMEGLESLRDSAHSTPVRSVSHGESFMPRSRSQVADTSEGMAVISDEAYSPSDSVLPTPVAEHSMELAVSRQINGAPCSIEEEKESEAGTPMYGERGDYGADSRSAQEGAGGDSALSEVEQVNKFVLSVLRLLLVTIGLLFVLLLLLIILTESDLDIAFLTDIRQTPEFEQFHYEYFCPLRRWFACKLRWVGELLINK, translated from the exons CGGGATGCAAAGGGACAATATCTGTTTGACCTCATCTGCCATCACCTCAACTTACTGGAAAAAGACTATTTTGGCATCAGATATGTGGATCCAGACAAGCAGCGG CACTGGTTGGAGTTCACAAAGTCGATTGCAAAGCAAATGAAAT CTCAGCCTCCGTTCACCATGTGTCTGAGAGTTAAGTTCTACCCTCCTGATCCTGCTGCCCTCAAGGAGGAGATCACTAG ATATCTTGTCTTCCTGCAACTCAAGAGAGACCTCTATCACGGTCGGCTCCTGTGCAAAACCTCGGATGCGGCTATGCTGGCTGCCTACATCCTTCAAG CTGAGATCGGTGATTATGACCCAGGGAAGCATCCTGAAGGTTATAGCTCCAAGTTCCAGTTCTTTCCTAAACATTCGGAGAAGTTGGAGCGAAGGATTGCGGACATACACAAGACGGAGCTGAT TGGTCAGAAACCTGAAACATCAGAGCGAAATTTCCTACAGAAAGCTCAGATGCTGGAGACTTATGGTGTTGATCCACATCCATGCAAG GATGTATCTGGGAACCCCGCTTTTCTCGCCTTCACGCCGTTCGGTTTTGTGGTGCTTCAGGGAAACAAGAGAGTTCATTTTCTCAAATG GAACGAGGTGACCAAACTCAAGTTTGAAGGCAAGACTTTTCACATATATGCAAATCAGAAGGAG GACAAAAAGATCATCTTGACATACTTTGCACCCACACCGGAGGCATGCAAGCACCTTTGGAAGTGTGGAGTGGAGAATCAAGCTTTCTATAA GCTTGAGAAGTCAAGTCAGGTTCGCACTGTGTCCAGCAGCAACCTATTCTTCAAGGGCAGCCGTTTCCGCTACAG gGCTGGCCTCGTGCCTAGCAGAAGTTGTCCATCCATCACCCACGGGCCGCGGCTCAGCAGCGTACCGCGCACGCGTCGGAGAGCTGTGCACATATCTATCATGGAGG gtctggagtccttgcgtGACAGTGCCCACTCTACACCGGTGCGTTCAGTGTCCCACGGGGAATCCTTTATGCCACGCTCCCGGAGCCAGGTCGCAGATACCAGCGAGGGGATGGCAGTCATCTCTGACGAGGCTTACAGCCCCTCTGACAGCGTCCTGCCCACGCCGGTGGCTGAGCACAGCATGGAACTAGCCGTATCACGCCAAATCAATGGAGCACCCTGCAGCATTGAGGAGGAAAAGGAGTCGGAAGCGGGCACCCCTATGTATGGGGAACGGGGTGATTATGGTGCGGACAGTAGATCTGCACAGGAGGGCGCAGGGGGGGACTCAGCCCTCAGCGAGGTGGAACAGGTGAATAAGTTTGTCTTAAGTGTCCTCCGTTTGCTCCTTGTGACCATTGGACTCCTCTTTGTgttgctcctcctcctcatcatcctcaccGAGTCAGACCTTGACATTGCATTTTTAACTGATATCCGCCAGACCCCCGAATTTGAGCAGTTCCATTACGAATACTTTTGTCCCCTCAGGCGGTGGTTTGCCTGCAAGCTCCGCTGGGTGGGCGAGTTGCTCATTAACAAGTGA
- the frmd5a gene encoding FERM domain-containing protein 5 isoform X4: MLSRFMSGSVRNLEREYNCTVRLLDDTEYTCTIQRDAKGQYLFDLICHHLNLLEKDYFGIRYVDPDKQRHWLEFTKSIAKQMKSQPPFTMCLRVKFYPPDPAALKEEITRYLVFLQLKRDLYHGRLLCKTSDAAMLAAYILQAEIGDYDPGKHPEGYSSKFQFFPKHSEKLERRIADIHKTELIGQKPETSERNFLQKAQMLETYGVDPHPCKDVSGNPAFLAFTPFGFVVLQGNKRVHFLKWNEVTKLKFEGKTFHIYANQKEDKKIILTYFAPTPEACKHLWKCGVENQAFYKLEKSSQVRTVSSSNLFFKGSRFRYSGRVAKEVMEQSAKIKREPPEIHRAGLVPSRSCPSITHGPRLSSVPRTRRRAVHISIMEGLESLRDSAHSTPVRSVSHGESFMPRSRSQVADTSEGMAVISDEAYSPSDSVLPTPVAEHSMELAVSRQINGAPCSIEEEKESEAGTPMYGERGDYGADSRSAQEGAGGDSALSEVEQAVVCLQAPLGGRVAH, encoded by the exons CGGGATGCAAAGGGACAATATCTGTTTGACCTCATCTGCCATCACCTCAACTTACTGGAAAAAGACTATTTTGGCATCAGATATGTGGATCCAGACAAGCAGCGG CACTGGTTGGAGTTCACAAAGTCGATTGCAAAGCAAATGAAAT CTCAGCCTCCGTTCACCATGTGTCTGAGAGTTAAGTTCTACCCTCCTGATCCTGCTGCCCTCAAGGAGGAGATCACTAG ATATCTTGTCTTCCTGCAACTCAAGAGAGACCTCTATCACGGTCGGCTCCTGTGCAAAACCTCGGATGCGGCTATGCTGGCTGCCTACATCCTTCAAG CTGAGATCGGTGATTATGACCCAGGGAAGCATCCTGAAGGTTATAGCTCCAAGTTCCAGTTCTTTCCTAAACATTCGGAGAAGTTGGAGCGAAGGATTGCGGACATACACAAGACGGAGCTGAT TGGTCAGAAACCTGAAACATCAGAGCGAAATTTCCTACAGAAAGCTCAGATGCTGGAGACTTATGGTGTTGATCCACATCCATGCAAG GATGTATCTGGGAACCCCGCTTTTCTCGCCTTCACGCCGTTCGGTTTTGTGGTGCTTCAGGGAAACAAGAGAGTTCATTTTCTCAAATG GAACGAGGTGACCAAACTCAAGTTTGAAGGCAAGACTTTTCACATATATGCAAATCAGAAGGAG GACAAAAAGATCATCTTGACATACTTTGCACCCACACCGGAGGCATGCAAGCACCTTTGGAAGTGTGGAGTGGAGAATCAAGCTTTCTATAA GCTTGAGAAGTCAAGTCAGGTTCGCACTGTGTCCAGCAGCAACCTATTCTTCAAGGGCAGCCGTTTCCGCTACAG TGGGCGAGTGGCAAAAGAGGTGATGGAGCAGAGTGCCAAAATCAAACGCGAACCTCCAGAAATACACAG gGCTGGCCTCGTGCCTAGCAGAAGTTGTCCATCCATCACCCACGGGCCGCGGCTCAGCAGCGTACCGCGCACGCGTCGGAGAGCTGTGCACATATCTATCATGGAGG gtctggagtccttgcgtGACAGTGCCCACTCTACACCGGTGCGTTCAGTGTCCCACGGGGAATCCTTTATGCCACGCTCCCGGAGCCAGGTCGCAGATACCAGCGAGGGGATGGCAGTCATCTCTGACGAGGCTTACAGCCCCTCTGACAGCGTCCTGCCCACGCCGGTGGCTGAGCACAGCATGGAACTAGCCGTATCACGCCAAATCAATGGAGCACCCTGCAGCATTGAGGAGGAAAAGGAGTCGGAAGCGGGCACCCCTATGTATGGGGAACGGGGTGATTATGGTGCGGACAGTAGATCTGCACAGGAGGGCGCAGGGGGGGACTCAGCCCTCAGCGAGGTGGAACAG GCGGTGGTTTGCCTGCAAGCTCCGCTGGGTGGGCGAGTTGCTCATTAA
- the frmd5a gene encoding FERM domain-containing protein 5 isoform X2, with protein sequence MLSRFMSGSVRNLEREYNCTVRLLDDTEYTCTIQRDAKGQYLFDLICHHLNLLEKDYFGIRYVDPDKQRHWLEFTKSIAKQMKSQPPFTMCLRVKFYPPDPAALKEEITRYLVFLQLKRDLYHGRLLCKTSDAAMLAAYILQAEIGDYDPGKHPEGYSSKFQFFPKHSEKLERRIADIHKTELIGQKPETSERNFLQKAQMLETYGVDPHPCKDVSGNPAFLAFTPFGFVVLQGNKRVHFLKWNEVTKLKFEGKTFHIYANQKEIILTYFAPTPEACKHLWKCGVENQAFYKLEKSSQVRTVSSSNLFFKGSRFRYSGRVAKEVMEQSAKIKREPPEIHRAGLVPSRSCPSITHGPRLSSVPRTRRRAVHISIMEGLESLRDSAHSTPVRSVSHGESFMPRSRSQVADTSEGMAVISDEAYSPSDSVLPTPVAEHSMELAVSRQINGAPCSIEEEKESEAGTPMYGERGDYGADSRSAQEGAGGDSALSEVEQVNKFVLSVLRLLLVTIGLLFVLLLLLIILTESDLDIAFLTDIRQTPEFEQFHYEYFCPLRRWFACKLRWVGELLINK encoded by the exons CGGGATGCAAAGGGACAATATCTGTTTGACCTCATCTGCCATCACCTCAACTTACTGGAAAAAGACTATTTTGGCATCAGATATGTGGATCCAGACAAGCAGCGG CACTGGTTGGAGTTCACAAAGTCGATTGCAAAGCAAATGAAAT CTCAGCCTCCGTTCACCATGTGTCTGAGAGTTAAGTTCTACCCTCCTGATCCTGCTGCCCTCAAGGAGGAGATCACTAG ATATCTTGTCTTCCTGCAACTCAAGAGAGACCTCTATCACGGTCGGCTCCTGTGCAAAACCTCGGATGCGGCTATGCTGGCTGCCTACATCCTTCAAG CTGAGATCGGTGATTATGACCCAGGGAAGCATCCTGAAGGTTATAGCTCCAAGTTCCAGTTCTTTCCTAAACATTCGGAGAAGTTGGAGCGAAGGATTGCGGACATACACAAGACGGAGCTGAT TGGTCAGAAACCTGAAACATCAGAGCGAAATTTCCTACAGAAAGCTCAGATGCTGGAGACTTATGGTGTTGATCCACATCCATGCAAG GATGTATCTGGGAACCCCGCTTTTCTCGCCTTCACGCCGTTCGGTTTTGTGGTGCTTCAGGGAAACAAGAGAGTTCATTTTCTCAAATG GAACGAGGTGACCAAACTCAAGTTTGAAGGCAAGACTTTTCACATATATGCAAATCAGAAGGAG ATCATCTTGACATACTTTGCACCCACACCGGAGGCATGCAAGCACCTTTGGAAGTGTGGAGTGGAGAATCAAGCTTTCTATAA GCTTGAGAAGTCAAGTCAGGTTCGCACTGTGTCCAGCAGCAACCTATTCTTCAAGGGCAGCCGTTTCCGCTACAG TGGGCGAGTGGCAAAAGAGGTGATGGAGCAGAGTGCCAAAATCAAACGCGAACCTCCAGAAATACACAG gGCTGGCCTCGTGCCTAGCAGAAGTTGTCCATCCATCACCCACGGGCCGCGGCTCAGCAGCGTACCGCGCACGCGTCGGAGAGCTGTGCACATATCTATCATGGAGG gtctggagtccttgcgtGACAGTGCCCACTCTACACCGGTGCGTTCAGTGTCCCACGGGGAATCCTTTATGCCACGCTCCCGGAGCCAGGTCGCAGATACCAGCGAGGGGATGGCAGTCATCTCTGACGAGGCTTACAGCCCCTCTGACAGCGTCCTGCCCACGCCGGTGGCTGAGCACAGCATGGAACTAGCCGTATCACGCCAAATCAATGGAGCACCCTGCAGCATTGAGGAGGAAAAGGAGTCGGAAGCGGGCACCCCTATGTATGGGGAACGGGGTGATTATGGTGCGGACAGTAGATCTGCACAGGAGGGCGCAGGGGGGGACTCAGCCCTCAGCGAGGTGGAACAGGTGAATAAGTTTGTCTTAAGTGTCCTCCGTTTGCTCCTTGTGACCATTGGACTCCTCTTTGTgttgctcctcctcctcatcatcctcaccGAGTCAGACCTTGACATTGCATTTTTAACTGATATCCGCCAGACCCCCGAATTTGAGCAGTTCCATTACGAATACTTTTGTCCCCTCAGGCGGTGGTTTGCCTGCAAGCTCCGCTGGGTGGGCGAGTTGCTCATTAACAAGTGA
- the frmd5a gene encoding FERM domain-containing protein 5 isoform X1, with product MLSRFMSGSVRNLEREYNCTVRLLDDTEYTCTIQRDAKGQYLFDLICHHLNLLEKDYFGIRYVDPDKQRHWLEFTKSIAKQMKSQPPFTMCLRVKFYPPDPAALKEEITRYLVFLQLKRDLYHGRLLCKTSDAAMLAAYILQAEIGDYDPGKHPEGYSSKFQFFPKHSEKLERRIADIHKTELIGQKPETSERNFLQKAQMLETYGVDPHPCKDVSGNPAFLAFTPFGFVVLQGNKRVHFLKWNEVTKLKFEGKTFHIYANQKEDKKIILTYFAPTPEACKHLWKCGVENQAFYKLEKSSQVRTVSSSNLFFKGSRFRYSGRVAKEVMEQSAKIKREPPEIHRAGLVPSRSCPSITHGPRLSSVPRTRRRAVHISIMEGLESLRDSAHSTPVRSVSHGESFMPRSRSQVADTSEGMAVISDEAYSPSDSVLPTPVAEHSMELAVSRQINGAPCSIEEEKESEAGTPMYGERGDYGADSRSAQEGAGGDSALSEVEQVNKFVLSVLRLLLVTIGLLFVLLLLLIILTESDLDIAFLTDIRQTPEFEQFHYEYFCPLRRWFACKLRWVGELLINK from the exons CGGGATGCAAAGGGACAATATCTGTTTGACCTCATCTGCCATCACCTCAACTTACTGGAAAAAGACTATTTTGGCATCAGATATGTGGATCCAGACAAGCAGCGG CACTGGTTGGAGTTCACAAAGTCGATTGCAAAGCAAATGAAAT CTCAGCCTCCGTTCACCATGTGTCTGAGAGTTAAGTTCTACCCTCCTGATCCTGCTGCCCTCAAGGAGGAGATCACTAG ATATCTTGTCTTCCTGCAACTCAAGAGAGACCTCTATCACGGTCGGCTCCTGTGCAAAACCTCGGATGCGGCTATGCTGGCTGCCTACATCCTTCAAG CTGAGATCGGTGATTATGACCCAGGGAAGCATCCTGAAGGTTATAGCTCCAAGTTCCAGTTCTTTCCTAAACATTCGGAGAAGTTGGAGCGAAGGATTGCGGACATACACAAGACGGAGCTGAT TGGTCAGAAACCTGAAACATCAGAGCGAAATTTCCTACAGAAAGCTCAGATGCTGGAGACTTATGGTGTTGATCCACATCCATGCAAG GATGTATCTGGGAACCCCGCTTTTCTCGCCTTCACGCCGTTCGGTTTTGTGGTGCTTCAGGGAAACAAGAGAGTTCATTTTCTCAAATG GAACGAGGTGACCAAACTCAAGTTTGAAGGCAAGACTTTTCACATATATGCAAATCAGAAGGAG GACAAAAAGATCATCTTGACATACTTTGCACCCACACCGGAGGCATGCAAGCACCTTTGGAAGTGTGGAGTGGAGAATCAAGCTTTCTATAA GCTTGAGAAGTCAAGTCAGGTTCGCACTGTGTCCAGCAGCAACCTATTCTTCAAGGGCAGCCGTTTCCGCTACAG TGGGCGAGTGGCAAAAGAGGTGATGGAGCAGAGTGCCAAAATCAAACGCGAACCTCCAGAAATACACAG gGCTGGCCTCGTGCCTAGCAGAAGTTGTCCATCCATCACCCACGGGCCGCGGCTCAGCAGCGTACCGCGCACGCGTCGGAGAGCTGTGCACATATCTATCATGGAGG gtctggagtccttgcgtGACAGTGCCCACTCTACACCGGTGCGTTCAGTGTCCCACGGGGAATCCTTTATGCCACGCTCCCGGAGCCAGGTCGCAGATACCAGCGAGGGGATGGCAGTCATCTCTGACGAGGCTTACAGCCCCTCTGACAGCGTCCTGCCCACGCCGGTGGCTGAGCACAGCATGGAACTAGCCGTATCACGCCAAATCAATGGAGCACCCTGCAGCATTGAGGAGGAAAAGGAGTCGGAAGCGGGCACCCCTATGTATGGGGAACGGGGTGATTATGGTGCGGACAGTAGATCTGCACAGGAGGGCGCAGGGGGGGACTCAGCCCTCAGCGAGGTGGAACAGGTGAATAAGTTTGTCTTAAGTGTCCTCCGTTTGCTCCTTGTGACCATTGGACTCCTCTTTGTgttgctcctcctcctcatcatcctcaccGAGTCAGACCTTGACATTGCATTTTTAACTGATATCCGCCAGACCCCCGAATTTGAGCAGTTCCATTACGAATACTTTTGTCCCCTCAGGCGGTGGTTTGCCTGCAAGCTCCGCTGGGTGGGCGAGTTGCTCATTAACAAGTGA
- the frmd5a gene encoding FERM domain-containing protein 5 isoform X5, with product MKSQPPFTMCLRVKFYPPDPAALKEEITRYLVFLQLKRDLYHGRLLCKTSDAAMLAAYILQAEIGDYDPGKHPEGYSSKFQFFPKHSEKLERRIADIHKTELIGQKPETSERNFLQKAQMLETYGVDPHPCKDVSGNPAFLAFTPFGFVVLQGNKRVHFLKWNEVTKLKFEGKTFHIYANQKEDKKIILTYFAPTPEACKHLWKCGVENQAFYKLEKSSQVRTVSSSNLFFKGSRFRYSGRVAKEVMEQSAKIKREPPEIHRAGLVPSRSCPSITHGPRLSSVPRTRRRAVHISIMEGLESLRDSAHSTPVRSVSHGESFMPRSRSQVADTSEGMAVISDEAYSPSDSVLPTPVAEHSMELAVSRQINGAPCSIEEEKESEAGTPMYGERGDYGADSRSAQEGAGGDSALSEVEQVNKFVLSVLRLLLVTIGLLFVLLLLLIILTESDLDIAFLTDIRQTPEFEQFHYEYFCPLRRWFACKLRWVGELLINK from the exons ATGAAAT CTCAGCCTCCGTTCACCATGTGTCTGAGAGTTAAGTTCTACCCTCCTGATCCTGCTGCCCTCAAGGAGGAGATCACTAG ATATCTTGTCTTCCTGCAACTCAAGAGAGACCTCTATCACGGTCGGCTCCTGTGCAAAACCTCGGATGCGGCTATGCTGGCTGCCTACATCCTTCAAG CTGAGATCGGTGATTATGACCCAGGGAAGCATCCTGAAGGTTATAGCTCCAAGTTCCAGTTCTTTCCTAAACATTCGGAGAAGTTGGAGCGAAGGATTGCGGACATACACAAGACGGAGCTGAT TGGTCAGAAACCTGAAACATCAGAGCGAAATTTCCTACAGAAAGCTCAGATGCTGGAGACTTATGGTGTTGATCCACATCCATGCAAG GATGTATCTGGGAACCCCGCTTTTCTCGCCTTCACGCCGTTCGGTTTTGTGGTGCTTCAGGGAAACAAGAGAGTTCATTTTCTCAAATG GAACGAGGTGACCAAACTCAAGTTTGAAGGCAAGACTTTTCACATATATGCAAATCAGAAGGAG GACAAAAAGATCATCTTGACATACTTTGCACCCACACCGGAGGCATGCAAGCACCTTTGGAAGTGTGGAGTGGAGAATCAAGCTTTCTATAA GCTTGAGAAGTCAAGTCAGGTTCGCACTGTGTCCAGCAGCAACCTATTCTTCAAGGGCAGCCGTTTCCGCTACAG TGGGCGAGTGGCAAAAGAGGTGATGGAGCAGAGTGCCAAAATCAAACGCGAACCTCCAGAAATACACAG gGCTGGCCTCGTGCCTAGCAGAAGTTGTCCATCCATCACCCACGGGCCGCGGCTCAGCAGCGTACCGCGCACGCGTCGGAGAGCTGTGCACATATCTATCATGGAGG gtctggagtccttgcgtGACAGTGCCCACTCTACACCGGTGCGTTCAGTGTCCCACGGGGAATCCTTTATGCCACGCTCCCGGAGCCAGGTCGCAGATACCAGCGAGGGGATGGCAGTCATCTCTGACGAGGCTTACAGCCCCTCTGACAGCGTCCTGCCCACGCCGGTGGCTGAGCACAGCATGGAACTAGCCGTATCACGCCAAATCAATGGAGCACCCTGCAGCATTGAGGAGGAAAAGGAGTCGGAAGCGGGCACCCCTATGTATGGGGAACGGGGTGATTATGGTGCGGACAGTAGATCTGCACAGGAGGGCGCAGGGGGGGACTCAGCCCTCAGCGAGGTGGAACAGGTGAATAAGTTTGTCTTAAGTGTCCTCCGTTTGCTCCTTGTGACCATTGGACTCCTCTTTGTgttgctcctcctcctcatcatcctcaccGAGTCAGACCTTGACATTGCATTTTTAACTGATATCCGCCAGACCCCCGAATTTGAGCAGTTCCATTACGAATACTTTTGTCCCCTCAGGCGGTGGTTTGCCTGCAAGCTCCGCTGGGTGGGCGAGTTGCTCATTAACAAGTGA